In Nocardioides cavernae, a single genomic region encodes these proteins:
- a CDS encoding VOC family protein, protein MPRLVQVAQRATDFAATTAFYADLLGVAPVATFDPPGLAFFDLDGVRLLMDRGAPSALIYLPVDDIDAAVAGLREKGVEITGEPHVIFRHDDDTLGPAGTDEWMAFFTDPEGSTVGLVEQRRR, encoded by the coding sequence ATGCCCCGACTCGTGCAGGTGGCGCAGCGCGCCACGGACTTCGCCGCCACGACCGCCTTCTACGCCGACCTGCTCGGCGTGGCGCCGGTCGCCACGTTCGACCCGCCGGGGCTCGCCTTCTTCGACCTCGACGGCGTCCGCCTGCTGATGGACCGGGGCGCGCCGTCGGCGCTGATCTACCTGCCCGTCGACGACATCGACGCGGCCGTCGCGGGCCTGCGGGAGAAGGGCGTCGAGATCACGGGTGAGCCGCACGTGATCTTCCGCCACGACGACGACACGCTCGGCCCCGCCGGCACCGACGAGTGGATGGCGTTCTTCACCGACCCCGAGGGCAGCACCGTCGGTCTCGTCGAGCAGCGCCGGCGCTGA
- a CDS encoding nuclear transport factor 2 family protein: MSRPTEATPMSEAALARWHAVVESRDPAGLRDLIAEEAVFRSPAVHTPQEGRETVVGYLTAAFTVLGPGLAYEREWLGADSAVLQFRTEVGGLQVSGVDMITWDTEGRIVDFTVMVRPAKALQAVIEHMGAELLRMLEAADPR; the protein is encoded by the coding sequence ATGTCCCGACCCACCGAGGCCACCCCCATGTCAGAGGCGGCGCTCGCGCGCTGGCACGCCGTCGTCGAGAGCCGCGACCCCGCCGGGCTGCGCGACCTCATCGCCGAGGAAGCGGTCTTCCGCAGCCCGGCCGTGCACACCCCCCAGGAGGGCCGCGAGACCGTCGTCGGCTACCTCACCGCCGCCTTCACCGTCCTGGGGCCGGGGCTGGCCTACGAGCGGGAGTGGCTCGGCGCGGACTCGGCGGTGCTGCAGTTCCGCACCGAGGTCGGCGGCCTGCAGGTGTCGGGCGTCGACATGATCACCTGGGACACCGAGGGCCGGATCGTCGACTTCACCGTGATGGTGCGTCCGGCCAAGGCGCTCCAGGCGGTCATCGAGCACATGGGGGCCGAGCTGCTGAGGATGCTGGAGGCGGCCGACCCCCGCTGA
- a CDS encoding MFS transporter: MHLRDLPRIVWALAAARFVSSAASFTMLFLTLYLTGPRDVGTATAGLLAGCVGVGALAGNFTGGRWGDRLGHRRVLLAASSSGGLLLMAVPLLPVWLLPVVLPVCAYLLATGSLSAGALSATAVPRGERRTAVAVARASSNAGFVVGPPLGALLVSWSYEAMFVVDGLVVVLIRLVLSRVLPPDTSTPAAAPTDGGLWRSVRADRALLVLLVGVVLVDLVYRQLYSTLPLHLRDQGQPVWLYATVIAAGSALILVLEIPVTQWLSGRGALGIVATGYALVGVGTAMFALPVTLTSVLLAMVVLTVGEILYKTTATAHVLDQAPDHLVGQYQGLYTGAATSGTLLAAPVGTAVYAAAPALLWPLMATVAMAAAAFVLLARRVESLSRRSPGATPRGSPGTAQRPRAG, translated from the coding sequence GTGCACCTCCGTGACCTGCCCCGCATCGTGTGGGCGCTCGCAGCGGCGCGCTTCGTCTCCTCGGCGGCGTCCTTCACGATGCTGTTCCTCACCCTCTACCTCACCGGACCCCGCGACGTCGGGACGGCAACGGCGGGGCTCCTAGCCGGCTGCGTCGGGGTCGGGGCGCTCGCCGGCAACTTCACCGGAGGGCGGTGGGGCGACCGGCTCGGGCACCGGCGGGTGCTGCTCGCTGCGTCGAGCTCGGGCGGCCTGCTGCTGATGGCGGTCCCGCTTCTGCCGGTCTGGCTGCTCCCCGTCGTGCTGCCCGTGTGCGCGTACCTCCTCGCGACCGGGTCCCTCTCGGCGGGAGCCCTCTCGGCAACGGCCGTGCCGCGCGGTGAACGTCGTACGGCGGTCGCGGTGGCGCGCGCGTCGTCCAACGCCGGCTTCGTCGTTGGGCCGCCGCTCGGTGCACTCCTGGTGTCGTGGAGCTACGAGGCCATGTTCGTCGTCGACGGCCTCGTGGTGGTGCTGATCCGGCTCGTTCTCAGTCGGGTTCTCCCGCCCGACACGTCGACCCCCGCGGCCGCGCCGACGGACGGTGGGCTGTGGCGGTCGGTGCGTGCCGACCGCGCGCTGCTGGTGCTGCTGGTCGGCGTGGTGCTCGTCGACCTGGTCTACCGCCAGCTCTACTCGACGCTCCCGCTGCACCTGCGCGACCAGGGTCAGCCGGTGTGGCTGTACGCCACGGTCATCGCGGCCGGCTCGGCCCTGATCCTCGTGCTCGAGATCCCGGTGACCCAGTGGCTCAGCGGTCGCGGCGCACTCGGAATCGTGGCGACGGGCTACGCCCTGGTCGGGGTCGGCACCGCGATGTTCGCCCTGCCAGTCACGCTCACGTCGGTGCTGCTCGCGATGGTGGTGCTCACCGTCGGCGAGATCCTCTACAAGACCACCGCGACCGCCCACGTCCTCGACCAGGCGCCCGACCACCTCGTCGGGCAGTACCAGGGCCTCTACACGGGCGCCGCGACCAGCGGCACGCTGCTCGCAGCCCCCGTCGGGACAGCGGTGTACGCCGCCGCGCCCGCGCTGCTGTGGCCGCTGATGGCTACGGTCGCGATGGCCGCAGCGGCCTTCGTGCTGCTCGCCCGGCGCGTCGAGAGCCTCAGTCGGCGAAGCCCGGGAGCGACTCCTCGAGGATCTCCCGGAACGGCACAGCGGCCCCGAGCTGGCTGA
- a CDS encoding ABC1 kinase family protein, producing MTELPRKAAARTARLAALPLGYAGRQAMGLGKRLGGKPADAVLTEVQQRTAEQLFRTLGELKGGAMKFGQALSVLESALPEEVSAPYREHLTALQDSAPPMPTATVREQLTAHLGDDWSERLVWLDGAPTAAASIGQVHRGRWRDHAGGSESTEDREVAVKVQYPGAGEALMSDLRQIARVARGVAPVFPGIDLKPLVAELQDRAADELDYHLEAEAQAAYAEAFADHPDIVVPAVVTVGTEVLVTEWLDSAYSLAQVIRDGTQEERDHYGELFVRFLFEGPRRTGMLHADPHPGNYRVIPGPDGGLGRLGVLDFGAVARLPQGQLPEAMGRLIRIALESDEESLVAGLREEGFIKDRIEVDPAMLLAYLAPFVEPADQERFTFTREWMRTQFERINDPRAETFTLATKLNLPTSYLLIHRTWLGALGLLSQLGAAVPFREILEESLPGFAD from the coding sequence ATGACCGAGCTCCCCCGCAAGGCTGCCGCGCGCACGGCCCGACTCGCTGCGCTCCCGCTCGGCTATGCCGGCCGTCAGGCGATGGGGCTGGGCAAGCGGCTCGGGGGCAAGCCCGCCGACGCGGTGCTCACCGAGGTGCAGCAGCGCACCGCCGAGCAGCTCTTCCGCACCCTGGGTGAGCTCAAGGGCGGTGCGATGAAGTTCGGCCAGGCCCTCAGCGTGCTGGAGTCAGCCCTGCCCGAGGAGGTCAGCGCGCCCTACCGGGAGCACCTCACCGCTCTGCAGGACTCCGCTCCCCCGATGCCGACGGCGACCGTGCGCGAGCAGCTGACCGCGCACCTCGGCGACGACTGGTCCGAACGGCTCGTCTGGCTCGACGGCGCCCCGACGGCGGCCGCGTCGATCGGGCAGGTCCACCGCGGCCGCTGGCGCGACCACGCGGGCGGCTCGGAGTCGACGGAGGACCGTGAGGTCGCCGTGAAGGTGCAGTACCCCGGCGCCGGCGAGGCGCTGATGTCCGACCTCCGCCAGATCGCCCGCGTCGCGCGCGGGGTCGCGCCGGTCTTCCCCGGCATCGACCTGAAGCCGCTCGTCGCGGAGCTGCAGGACCGCGCGGCCGACGAGCTCGACTACCACCTCGAGGCGGAGGCGCAGGCGGCGTACGCCGAGGCCTTCGCCGACCACCCCGACATCGTCGTTCCCGCGGTCGTCACCGTCGGCACCGAGGTGCTCGTGACCGAGTGGCTCGACTCCGCCTACTCCCTCGCGCAGGTCATCCGCGACGGCACCCAGGAGGAGCGCGACCACTACGGCGAGCTCTTCGTCCGGTTCCTCTTCGAGGGGCCGCGACGCACCGGCATGCTCCACGCCGACCCGCACCCGGGCAACTACCGCGTCATCCCGGGGCCCGACGGCGGCCTCGGCCGGCTCGGCGTCCTGGACTTCGGTGCCGTCGCCCGGTTGCCGCAGGGGCAGCTCCCCGAGGCGATGGGCCGGCTGATCCGCATCGCGCTGGAGTCCGACGAGGAGTCGCTGGTCGCCGGTCTCCGCGAGGAGGGGTTCATCAAGGACCGCATCGAGGTCGATCCCGCGATGCTGCTCGCCTACCTCGCGCCGTTCGTCGAGCCGGCCGACCAGGAACGCTTCACCTTCACCCGCGAGTGGATGCGCACGCAGTTCGAGCGCATCAACGACCCCCGCGCCGAGACCTTCACCCTCGCCACCAAGCTCAACCTGCCGACGTCCTACCTCCTCATCCACCGCACCTGGCTCGGCGCTCTCGGCCTGCTCAGCCAGCTCGGGGCCGCTGTGCCGTTCCGGGAGATCCTCGAGGAGTCGCTCCCGGGCTTCGCCGACTGA
- a CDS encoding S8 family serine peptidase has product MRPKTLLACAASVLAATATFGVGATAPAAGQATAPAADRANVSDFLAGQLSGLTGRTTVMVHGTSITAAREAVAATGMRKTGEFTRIGVVIADATRSQVDAVRSQGGVTYVEGGAQPIDFFQETSNTATRGAEAAATLTGADGTPLTGRGVSVAVIDSGVDPTHPYFKEADGSSAVVANLKALCEPLTETCSVQRVPAFVDTDTLSVGGHGTHVSGIVAGRPTTLTDGGKLQGAAPGAKLVSISTGAGIVILGADSALNWVLENHEAPCGAGVPASTCPPIKVTNNSYGPSGGGEFDPESATVKLQRALAAEGVVTVWAAGNDGGDGSTSLTNPPGQDPTGGILSVASYYDQDTGTRDGVVSEFSSRGLATDSSTWPDVSAPGENITSSCRLYLAICSTGLDFRNGPGALDIGTFNTISGTSMAAPHIAGIVAQLFQADPTATPAEIERALKVSAHKFTDGAAYQSGPVGTTSYDKGHGLVDVVAAVAALG; this is encoded by the coding sequence GTGCGACCCAAGACCCTGCTCGCCTGTGCAGCGAGCGTGCTCGCCGCCACCGCCACCTTCGGCGTCGGCGCGACCGCGCCGGCCGCTGGACAGGCCACCGCCCCGGCCGCCGACCGGGCCAACGTCTCCGACTTCCTCGCCGGGCAGCTGAGCGGGCTGACCGGGCGGACGACGGTGATGGTGCACGGCACCTCGATCACAGCTGCCCGCGAGGCCGTCGCGGCCACCGGGATGCGGAAGACCGGCGAGTTCACCAGGATCGGCGTCGTCATCGCCGACGCCACCCGCAGCCAGGTCGACGCCGTCCGCAGCCAGGGCGGAGTGACGTACGTCGAGGGCGGAGCCCAGCCGATCGACTTCTTTCAAGAGACCTCCAACACCGCGACCCGCGGTGCGGAGGCAGCCGCCACCCTCACCGGCGCCGACGGCACGCCGCTGACCGGCAGGGGCGTGAGCGTCGCGGTCATCGACTCCGGCGTTGACCCGACCCACCCCTACTTCAAGGAGGCCGACGGCTCGAGCGCCGTCGTCGCCAACCTCAAGGCGCTGTGCGAGCCGCTGACCGAGACCTGCTCGGTGCAGCGCGTGCCCGCCTTCGTCGACACCGACACCCTCTCCGTCGGCGGCCACGGCACCCACGTCAGCGGCATCGTCGCCGGCCGCCCGACCACGCTGACCGACGGCGGCAAGCTGCAGGGCGCTGCCCCCGGCGCCAAGCTGGTGTCGATCTCGACCGGCGCGGGCATCGTGATCCTCGGTGCCGACTCCGCGCTCAACTGGGTGCTCGAGAACCACGAGGCGCCGTGCGGCGCCGGCGTACCTGCGTCGACCTGCCCCCCGATCAAGGTCACCAACAACTCCTACGGCCCGAGCGGCGGCGGCGAGTTCGACCCCGAGTCGGCCACGGTCAAGCTCCAGCGCGCGCTTGCGGCCGAGGGCGTCGTCACGGTCTGGGCTGCGGGCAACGACGGCGGCGACGGCTCGACGAGCCTGACCAACCCGCCCGGGCAGGATCCCACCGGCGGCATCCTCTCGGTGGCCTCCTACTACGACCAGGACACCGGCACCCGCGACGGCGTCGTCTCCGAGTTCAGCTCGCGCGGCCTCGCCACCGACTCCTCGACGTGGCCCGACGTCTCGGCGCCCGGTGAGAACATCACCTCGTCGTGCCGCCTGTACCTGGCGATCTGCTCGACGGGCCTGGACTTCCGCAACGGTCCCGGCGCGCTCGACATCGGCACCTTCAACACCATCAGCGGTACGTCGATGGCGGCACCGCACATCGCCGGGATCGTCGCCCAGCTGTTCCAGGCCGACCCGACCGCGACGCCCGCCGAGATCGAGCGGGCGCTGAAGGTCTCGGCGCACAAGTTCACCGACGGAGCGGCCTACCAGTCCGGTCCGGTCGGCACGACGTCGTACGACAAGGGCCACGGCCTCGTCGACGTCGTGGCGGCAGTCGCGGCCCTGGGCTGA
- a CDS encoding DUF1905 domain-containing protein produces MEIEFAGEVVEWRGPAPFFFVALPPDAADLVDDVKADVVYWGVVPVRAWIGDTEFTTAMFPREDTWFLPLKVAVRRAEDVDLGQVVDVRMQVGR; encoded by the coding sequence ATGGAGATCGAGTTCGCCGGCGAGGTGGTCGAGTGGCGCGGGCCGGCGCCGTTCTTCTTCGTCGCCCTCCCGCCGGACGCGGCCGACCTCGTCGACGATGTGAAGGCCGACGTCGTCTACTGGGGCGTGGTTCCGGTCCGTGCGTGGATCGGCGACACGGAGTTCACCACCGCGATGTTCCCCCGGGAGGACACGTGGTTCCTGCCGCTCAAGGTCGCCGTTCGTCGCGCCGAGGACGTCGACCTCGGCCAGGTCGTCGACGTCCGGATGCAGGTCGGTCGGTAG
- a CDS encoding CDP-alcohol phosphatidyltransferase family protein, producing the protein MAALTQRRHTVAAWLVHAYTASGVVLAFLMFVAVMEGDTVRALWLFLVAMVVDGTDGMLARYVQVKRHAPSFDGALLDNIVDYITYAFMPMLLLWSAGYLGEGPSATVLAVIPLLASAYQFCRVDAKTDDHLFLGFPSYWNIAAFYVVVLDLQTTAVAAVLLVCAVLVFVPVGYVYPSRTSTLQSTTLVLTCIWLIGYAVLVAQLPDPSPVWLAISVAYVAYYVALSLHLTLRRGRPVPATG; encoded by the coding sequence GTGGCTGCCCTGACGCAGCGTCGACACACCGTCGCCGCCTGGCTGGTGCACGCCTACACCGCCTCCGGTGTCGTGCTGGCGTTCCTGATGTTCGTCGCCGTCATGGAGGGCGACACCGTCCGGGCGCTGTGGCTCTTCCTGGTCGCCATGGTCGTCGACGGCACGGACGGGATGCTCGCGCGGTACGTCCAGGTGAAGCGGCACGCCCCGTCGTTCGACGGCGCGCTCCTGGACAACATCGTCGACTACATCACCTACGCCTTCATGCCGATGCTGCTGCTGTGGAGCGCGGGGTACCTGGGCGAGGGCCCCTCGGCGACGGTCCTCGCGGTGATCCCGCTGCTCGCTTCGGCCTACCAGTTCTGCCGGGTCGACGCCAAGACTGACGACCACCTGTTCCTCGGCTTCCCGAGCTACTGGAACATCGCCGCGTTCTACGTCGTGGTCCTCGACCTGCAGACCACCGCGGTCGCCGCCGTCCTGCTGGTCTGCGCGGTCCTCGTCTTCGTCCCGGTCGGCTACGTCTACCCGTCCCGCACCTCCACGCTGCAGTCGACCACGCTCGTCCTCACCTGCATCTGGCTGATCGGGTACGCCGTCCTGGTCGCCCAGCTCCCCGACCCCAGCCCGGTCTGGCTGGCGATCTCGGTGGCCTACGTCGCCTACTACGTCGCCCTCAGCCTCCACCTGACCCTCCGACGCGGTCGCCCCGTGCCGGCCACCGGGTGA
- a CDS encoding YciI family protein gives MTMYAIYFNQQWVGDHPAEWYQTRVEPSSAVVREIDAAGALVFAGGLVEDRSEAFSADATSGTITITDGPYVETTEYLGGITIVDVPDLETAKMWAGKIAEGCGWPQEVREIK, from the coding sequence ATGACGATGTACGCCATCTACTTCAACCAGCAGTGGGTGGGCGACCACCCCGCCGAGTGGTACCAGACCCGTGTGGAGCCGAGCAGCGCGGTGGTGAGGGAGATCGACGCCGCCGGCGCCCTCGTGTTCGCCGGCGGGCTCGTGGAGGACCGCTCCGAGGCCTTCAGCGCCGACGCCACGAGCGGCACGATCACGATCACCGACGGCCCCTACGTCGAGACCACGGAGTACCTCGGCGGGATCACGATCGTCGACGTCCCCGACCTCGAGACGGCGAAGATGTGGGCGGGCAAGATCGCCGAGGGGTGCGGATGGCCGCAGGAGGTCCGTGAGATCAAGTAG
- a CDS encoding ATP-binding protein has protein sequence MFSTHADEPGQVRLQVLGPLRVWRDDTELALGPRQQEYLLALLLARVGRPTSVSELIDLLWDDDVPRSAINILQKYVGAIRRVLEPALAVRESGAFVQRRGGGYILSAVPGAVDLVDFRLHVEGARRHVASGRPDDASDDYARALALWHGPAGDGLTHSRTAVPLFAGLDNEFFDACVSAAALARTQGHSERVVQPLRLAAWMAPLHEPVQASLVDALAASGRQAEALSVLDGVRTRLVEELGVSPGHDLRAAHARALGEAADSAGTASRSSSTSTAVGPTPPHPRSPSDADGAGPSSLVGRAEELGTLMQSLDRAIDAHASLVLVEGEPGAGKTSLLEELGKAASQHGATVAWGRCLSHEGIPALWPWTQVLTELRRDQPPDVQAAAGVGELGRLLEPGDDSVLGGAVLPDSGAQFRLFEQAVSLVARASAGRPLVLVLDDMQWADLASLQMFKHVASQQPSRVLLVGILRDRAPRPGVDLSRTLAAVGRLAHHQRIHLGPLQPAEVAELVRRETGRAPTAAIARSIQARTEGNPFFVRELARLMADGNRAHAGEADRGVPSTVRDIVRDRMSTLDEVTQVVIQRAALMGREVDLRLLARASGLDVEACIALLDPADALALLTTNGTPFNLAFAHDLVRESVIQSTSPVELGRFHLQIAGALETAPSRDESDDERLAHHLRLAGPLADAERTTTALLRAGRRAISRSAFDSAATHLQGAAAISREAGLLELELSALSQLVAVIGMQSGYMGDADSTSALLERAETVARALGRERAAADFLFTHWAAHSQAIQLDRSGDLARRLLVEGERSEDPVVQAYGRHAWGIHQWDVGNVGDAYRFLSESNAVVRTRSRSWDDDEPLRHDLQLLSPAMLALNTVLHGKVTEGRALFGSIEADAGDHSYDVTVWSSFAVTAAALVSDTHWAARAADRGIAADPEHAYVFLGAYQRLGRCWSRALTGQDAEQATAEAEALIDAHLREPTRSGLTTWLALLAEMYLVCGRPAVAEDALDRAFDSIDTYGQRYAEGFVRLMQARLMHATGTSTSRVRMAAEEARSLARAREVHLFESQAADFIARLQDSHRINV, from the coding sequence GTGTTCAGCACGCACGCAGACGAGCCCGGCCAGGTCCGCCTTCAGGTCCTCGGCCCGCTGCGAGTCTGGCGTGACGACACGGAGCTGGCCCTCGGGCCGCGCCAGCAGGAGTACCTGCTCGCGCTGTTGCTCGCGCGGGTCGGCAGGCCAACGAGCGTGTCGGAGCTCATCGACCTGCTGTGGGACGACGACGTCCCGAGGTCGGCCATCAACATCCTGCAGAAGTATGTCGGCGCCATCCGGCGCGTGCTGGAGCCGGCGCTCGCGGTACGCGAGTCCGGGGCCTTCGTCCAGCGCCGCGGTGGCGGTTACATCCTGTCCGCGGTCCCCGGCGCCGTGGACCTGGTCGACTTCCGACTCCACGTGGAGGGCGCGCGCCGTCACGTGGCGTCCGGCCGCCCGGACGACGCCTCGGACGACTACGCCCGTGCGCTCGCGCTGTGGCACGGACCCGCCGGGGACGGACTCACCCACAGCAGGACCGCGGTGCCGCTGTTCGCCGGCCTCGACAACGAGTTCTTCGACGCGTGCGTCTCGGCGGCTGCACTCGCCCGGACGCAGGGGCACTCCGAACGGGTGGTGCAGCCACTTCGGCTTGCTGCCTGGATGGCACCGCTGCACGAACCCGTGCAAGCCAGCCTCGTCGACGCACTCGCCGCGTCGGGCCGACAGGCAGAGGCGCTCTCGGTCCTGGACGGCGTCCGCACCCGGCTCGTCGAGGAGCTGGGCGTCTCCCCGGGTCACGACCTGCGTGCCGCGCACGCCCGTGCCCTCGGAGAGGCTGCCGACTCGGCGGGGACGGCGAGTCGCTCGTCCTCGACGTCGACGGCGGTCGGCCCGACTCCTCCACACCCGCGGTCGCCGTCCGACGCCGACGGAGCGGGCCCAAGCAGCCTCGTGGGCCGCGCCGAGGAGCTCGGGACGCTGATGCAGTCCCTCGATCGGGCGATCGATGCGCACGCGTCTCTGGTCCTCGTGGAGGGAGAGCCGGGCGCAGGCAAGACCTCGCTGCTCGAGGAGCTCGGCAAGGCGGCGTCCCAGCACGGCGCCACCGTGGCGTGGGGGCGCTGCCTGAGCCATGAAGGCATCCCCGCACTGTGGCCGTGGACGCAGGTCCTGACCGAGCTGCGCCGCGACCAGCCCCCCGACGTGCAGGCCGCGGCGGGCGTGGGCGAGCTGGGGCGCCTGCTCGAACCCGGCGACGACAGCGTGCTGGGCGGCGCGGTCCTGCCGGACAGCGGAGCACAGTTCCGGCTGTTCGAGCAGGCCGTCTCCCTCGTGGCACGCGCGTCTGCCGGGCGTCCCCTCGTGCTCGTCCTCGACGACATGCAGTGGGCCGACCTCGCGTCCTTGCAGATGTTCAAGCACGTCGCCTCGCAGCAACCTTCGCGCGTGCTGCTCGTGGGCATCCTGCGTGATCGAGCACCCCGCCCCGGAGTCGACCTGAGCCGCACGCTGGCAGCCGTGGGCCGGCTCGCCCACCACCAGCGGATCCACCTCGGCCCGCTGCAGCCGGCGGAGGTGGCAGAGCTCGTCCGACGGGAGACGGGCCGCGCACCCACTGCGGCGATCGCCCGCAGCATCCAGGCACGCACGGAGGGCAACCCGTTCTTCGTACGCGAGCTCGCCCGTCTGATGGCCGACGGCAACCGCGCACACGCCGGTGAGGCCGATCGCGGCGTCCCGTCGACCGTGCGGGACATCGTGCGTGACCGGATGAGCACCCTCGATGAGGTCACGCAAGTGGTGATCCAGCGCGCCGCCCTGATGGGCCGGGAGGTCGACCTGCGCCTCCTGGCCCGGGCGTCGGGACTGGACGTCGAGGCGTGCATCGCGTTGCTCGATCCCGCGGACGCCCTGGCGCTGCTCACGACCAACGGCACGCCGTTCAACCTGGCCTTCGCCCACGACCTGGTGCGCGAGTCGGTCATCCAGTCCACCTCACCGGTCGAGCTGGGGCGCTTCCACCTGCAGATCGCAGGTGCGCTGGAGACCGCGCCCTCGCGGGACGAGTCCGACGACGAGCGGCTGGCCCATCACCTCAGGTTGGCCGGACCGCTCGCGGACGCCGAGCGCACCACCACCGCGCTGCTCCGCGCCGGCCGCCGGGCCATCTCGCGATCGGCGTTCGACTCCGCCGCCACTCACCTCCAGGGCGCCGCAGCCATCAGCCGGGAGGCCGGGCTGCTCGAGCTCGAGCTGTCGGCACTGTCGCAGCTCGTCGCGGTGATCGGCATGCAGTCCGGGTACATGGGAGACGCGGACTCGACCTCGGCCCTCCTCGAGCGCGCCGAGACGGTCGCCCGCGCGCTCGGTCGTGAGCGCGCGGCCGCCGACTTCCTCTTCACCCACTGGGCTGCCCACTCCCAGGCGATCCAGCTCGACCGCAGCGGCGACCTGGCGCGGCGGCTCCTCGTCGAGGGCGAGCGGTCCGAGGACCCCGTGGTCCAGGCGTACGGACGGCACGCATGGGGCATCCACCAGTGGGACGTGGGCAACGTGGGTGACGCGTACCGCTTCCTGAGCGAGTCCAACGCGGTCGTGCGCACGCGATCGCGCTCGTGGGACGACGACGAGCCGCTGCGGCACGACCTCCAGCTCCTGTCCCCGGCCATGCTGGCGCTCAACACCGTGCTGCACGGGAAGGTCACGGAGGGACGCGCGCTCTTCGGGTCGATCGAGGCGGATGCCGGAGACCACTCCTACGACGTCACGGTGTGGTCGTCGTTCGCCGTCACCGCCGCGGCCCTGGTGTCCGACACGCACTGGGCCGCGCGGGCGGCCGACCGGGGCATCGCCGCAGACCCGGAGCACGCCTACGTCTTCCTCGGCGCCTACCAGCGGCTCGGCAGGTGCTGGAGCCGCGCCCTGACGGGCCAGGATGCCGAGCAGGCGACGGCCGAGGCCGAGGCCCTCATCGACGCCCACCTGCGCGAACCCACGCGGTCCGGACTCACCACCTGGTTGGCCCTGCTTGCCGAGATGTACCTGGTGTGCGGTCGCCCCGCCGTCGCGGAGGACGCCCTCGACCGGGCCTTCGACTCCATCGACACCTACGGCCAGCGCTACGCCGAGGGCTTCGTCCGGCTCATGCAGGCTCGGTTGATGCATGCCACCGGCACGTCGACGTCCCGCGTGCGGATGGCGGCCGAGGAAGCGCGATCGCTCGCACGTGCGCGCGAGGTCCACCTGTTCGAGAGCCAGGCCGCAGACTTCATCGCGCGTCTGCAGGACTCTCACAGGATCAACGTGTGA
- a CDS encoding alpha/beta fold hydrolase has product MSQPTVVLVHGAFADASSYGPVIRQLLGEGIRVLAPAVPNRGLNDDAAAVSAVLATVESPVVLVGHSYGCAVATVAGIADNVKSLVYLAGFVPDAGEALGELQDRFAPSDLATALVPTPIAGGVDLTVDVEKFPAVFAADVDASTAAVLAVTQRPLSGAAFGDPAGAAAWRTKPAWGVVAAQDHAINPDVQRYGYQRAGVSAIEVDSSHLVMFAQPTVVSDLIRKAVTSVTE; this is encoded by the coding sequence ATGTCGCAACCCACTGTCGTCCTGGTCCACGGCGCCTTCGCCGACGCCTCGAGCTACGGTCCCGTCATCCGCCAGCTGCTGGGCGAGGGGATCAGGGTGCTCGCGCCCGCGGTGCCGAACCGTGGCCTCAACGACGACGCGGCAGCGGTCTCGGCGGTCCTCGCGACCGTCGAGAGCCCGGTCGTGCTCGTCGGCCACTCCTACGGGTGCGCCGTGGCGACCGTCGCCGGCATCGCGGACAACGTGAAGAGCCTCGTCTACCTCGCAGGCTTCGTGCCCGACGCGGGGGAGGCCCTGGGTGAGCTGCAGGACCGCTTCGCACCGTCGGACCTGGCGACGGCACTGGTCCCGACGCCGATCGCCGGCGGCGTCGACCTCACGGTCGACGTCGAGAAGTTCCCCGCGGTGTTCGCCGCCGACGTCGACGCCTCGACCGCTGCGGTCCTGGCCGTGACCCAGCGGCCGCTGTCCGGAGCGGCGTTCGGCGACCCTGCTGGCGCCGCGGCGTGGAGGACCAAGCCGGCGTGGGGCGTCGTGGCCGCGCAGGACCACGCGATCAACCCCGATGTCCAGCGCTACGGCTACCAGCGAGCGGGTGTCTCGGCGATCGAGGTCGACAGCTCGCACCTCGTCATGTTCGCCCAGCCGACGGTGGTCAGCGACCTGATCAGGAAGGCCGTCACCTCCGTCACCGAGTGA